The Natrinema sp. HArc-T2 genome has a segment encoding these proteins:
- a CDS encoding acetate uptake transporter, whose product MPANTNTGNPGPLGLAAFSLTTILLSLVNSGLFGLELEMALIPMALGFGGFVQLLVGMLEYNEGNTFGLTAFTSYGAFWIWFGLLITMTHNGILPSVGAQAIGVVLLVWGLFTVGMWISTFKLNWALWSVFLMLSITFFLLAFGDILGIASLVTFGGYLGLVTGAGALYISIAEVTNWSFDAEVLPLGGQPLKSKPTTRDSMNVADD is encoded by the coding sequence ATGCCTGCAAATACCAACACCGGAAACCCAGGCCCTCTTGGCCTGGCTGCGTTCAGCCTCACGACGATTTTGCTGAGCCTCGTTAATTCCGGACTCTTCGGTCTCGAACTCGAAATGGCGCTGATTCCGATGGCACTCGGCTTTGGCGGCTTCGTCCAGTTGCTCGTCGGGATGCTGGAGTACAACGAGGGCAACACCTTCGGACTGACCGCCTTTACCAGCTACGGCGCGTTCTGGATCTGGTTTGGCCTCCTCATCACGATGACCCACAACGGGATTCTCCCGTCGGTTGGTGCACAGGCGATCGGTGTGGTGCTCCTCGTCTGGGGCCTGTTCACCGTTGGCATGTGGATCAGCACGTTCAAGCTCAACTGGGCGCTCTGGAGCGTCTTCCTGATGCTCTCGATCACGTTCTTCCTGCTCGCCTTTGGCGACATCCTCGGAATCGCGTCGCTGGTCACCTTCGGTGGCTACCTCGGACTCGTCACCGGCGCGGGTGCGCTCTACATCAGCATCGCGGAAGTGACCAACTGGAGCTTCGACGCCGAAGTCCTCCCGCTGGGCGGCCAGCCGCTCAAGTCGAAGCCGACCACTCGCGACTCGATGAACGTCGCCGACGACTGA
- a CDS encoding MFS transporter, whose protein sequence is MRRWRGPRRWRWILWATMGIAFLLVNANRLSTAVLAADLMAAFETTGTQLGTLHAVFFWVYAAMQIPTGLLADRVGPRRTATIGAAVMGVGTIGFATADSYLVAVLARGFVGLGGSVIFVCLLRFCATWFRADEFATMSGLTFTLSGFGGVLATTPLAIAVGAVGWRVSIGSLGVAGLVAAVAVFALVRDTPAQAGFEPLEGVPQRETLTNAQLRSSLAAVLRDPLVWVVSIMLFCITGVNLTLFGLWGVPYVVQVYGVSVTTASTITLLGSVGIMTGPPAIGWLSDRLERRMELIVAGAGCFTACLAVIATAGSSPLVVVGAVFFLTGFLQGAFLLGYAVVKDRYPSNASGISTGTVNFGAFVGAAILPTVMGWALDTYWTGDLTGGVRVYTPFGYRIAFAIATAVGAISFCCAIWLYRHEHTARRTSRAT, encoded by the coding sequence ATGCGACGCTGGCGCGGTCCTCGCCGATGGCGGTGGATTCTCTGGGCGACGATGGGCATCGCCTTTCTGCTCGTCAACGCCAATCGGCTCTCGACTGCGGTGCTTGCGGCGGATCTCATGGCCGCGTTTGAAACGACGGGCACACAACTGGGGACGCTTCACGCAGTCTTCTTCTGGGTGTACGCGGCGATGCAGATCCCGACCGGTCTGCTGGCCGACCGCGTCGGCCCGCGGCGAACGGCGACGATCGGCGCGGCGGTAATGGGCGTCGGGACGATCGGATTCGCCACGGCGGACTCGTATCTCGTGGCTGTGCTCGCCCGTGGGTTCGTTGGCCTCGGCGGCAGCGTCATCTTCGTTTGTCTCCTCCGGTTCTGTGCGACCTGGTTTCGCGCTGATGAGTTCGCGACGATGAGCGGTCTGACGTTTACCCTCTCCGGGTTCGGCGGCGTCCTCGCGACGACCCCGCTGGCGATCGCCGTCGGTGCCGTCGGCTGGCGTGTCTCGATCGGGTCACTGGGTGTGGCCGGCCTCGTCGCCGCCGTGGCTGTGTTCGCACTCGTCCGAGATACGCCCGCCCAGGCAGGGTTCGAGCCGCTCGAGGGCGTCCCCCAACGCGAGACACTCACCAACGCGCAACTTCGCTCGTCGCTCGCAGCCGTGCTCCGGGATCCGCTGGTCTGGGTCGTCTCGATCATGCTCTTCTGTATAACCGGCGTGAATCTCACCCTGTTCGGGCTCTGGGGCGTTCCGTACGTCGTCCAGGTGTACGGTGTCTCCGTTACCACGGCGTCGACGATCACCTTGCTCGGCAGCGTCGGGATCATGACCGGGCCGCCGGCGATCGGCTGGCTCTCGGACCGCCTCGAGCGTCGGATGGAACTGATCGTCGCCGGAGCGGGCTGTTTTACGGCCTGTCTCGCCGTGATCGCGACCGCCGGATCGTCGCCGCTCGTCGTCGTGGGTGCGGTCTTTTTCCTGACTGGCTTCCTGCAGGGCGCGTTCTTGCTCGGCTACGCTGTGGTCAAGGATCGCTACCCGAGTAATGCGAGCGGCATCTCGACCGGGACGGTCAACTTCGGTGCGTTCGTCGGGGCGGCGATCTTGCCGACGGTGATGGGCTGGGCGCTCGATACCTACTGGACCGGCGATCTCACCGGTGGCGTGCGTGTCTACACGCCGTTTGGCTATCGGATCGCGTTCGCTATCGCCACCGCCGTCGGCGCGATCTCGTTTTGCTGTGCGATCTGGCTCTACCGACACGAGCACACGGCCCGCCGCACATCTCGAGCAACCTAG
- a CDS encoding universal stress protein, with product MSPPRDHRVLIPVDVLEGEAVPEPIVDAFASIPVVLLGYHEIPDQTAPEQARDKYGDRTRADLEELRTVFEDAGCDVSSRLAFTHDRLKTFERVAVEDACDAVLILNPAPVLETVLVALRSDVNVEYIARLLATILTDTELELTLFHVAADESDRAAGTELLETARSELIDVGVDDDRIDSTVVVDDSPTAAIVEASADHDLLVAGESRPSIQRAIFRDRAKRLARRTVDPVVVIRGEYLESDADEPTAPDEDQ from the coding sequence ATGTCACCGCCTCGCGATCATCGCGTATTGATTCCGGTCGACGTTCTCGAGGGCGAGGCCGTTCCGGAACCGATCGTCGACGCGTTCGCGTCGATCCCGGTCGTCCTGCTTGGCTATCACGAAATCCCCGACCAGACCGCCCCCGAGCAGGCACGCGACAAGTACGGCGATCGCACACGAGCCGACCTCGAGGAACTGCGGACGGTCTTCGAGGACGCCGGCTGTGATGTCTCCTCACGGCTGGCGTTTACCCACGATCGGCTGAAAACGTTCGAGCGCGTCGCCGTCGAAGACGCCTGTGACGCCGTGTTGATACTCAATCCGGCACCCGTCCTCGAGACGGTCCTCGTCGCGCTCCGGAGCGATGTCAACGTCGAGTACATCGCCCGCCTGCTCGCGACGATTCTCACCGACACGGAGCTCGAGCTTACTCTCTTTCACGTCGCAGCTGACGAATCGGATCGTGCGGCGGGAACGGAACTGCTCGAGACGGCGCGTTCGGAACTGATCGACGTGGGCGTCGACGACGATCGGATCGACAGCACGGTCGTCGTCGACGACTCGCCGACGGCGGCGATCGTCGAGGCGTCTGCCGACCACGACTTGCTGGTCGCCGGCGAAAGTCGTCCCTCGATCCAGCGAGCTATCTTCCGGGATCGAGCGAAACGGCTGGCGCGACGGACGGTCGATCCGGTGGTGGTGATTCGCGGCGAGTACCTCGAGTCCGACGCCGACGAGCCGACGGCACCCGACGAGGACCAGTAA
- the kdgK1 gene encoding bifunctional 2-dehydro-3-deoxygluconokinase/2-dehydro-3-deoxygalactonokinase, with protein sequence MSDIVTFGETMLRLSPPGAERLENAEELEVRAGGAESNVAIAASRLGASATWLSKVPETPLGRRVVGELRGHGIETDVVWSHRGRQGTYYLEHAGEPRGTNVIYDRENTAISTAEAREFDIDRIQNAQVFFTTGITPALSTTLRDTTLNLLKAARKGGTSTAFDFNYRNKLWSPDEARETLTKLFPGIDILVIAARDARTVLGFEGDPRQLAHKLGSQYDFTTVVVTRGEEGAVGWHDSVVHDHAAYETDTVDPIGTGDAFTGAFIARRLDGDDVSTALEYAAATAALKRTIPGDAALVTADEVEAVVKDGSEGISR encoded by the coding sequence GTGAGCGATATCGTCACCTTCGGCGAGACGATGCTTCGGCTGTCGCCACCGGGTGCCGAGCGCCTCGAGAACGCCGAGGAACTCGAGGTCCGTGCCGGCGGTGCTGAGAGCAACGTGGCCATCGCGGCGAGTCGACTGGGCGCGTCGGCGACCTGGCTGTCGAAAGTCCCCGAGACGCCGCTTGGTCGGCGCGTCGTCGGCGAACTTCGGGGTCACGGCATCGAGACGGACGTCGTCTGGAGCCACCGCGGACGGCAGGGAACCTACTATCTCGAGCACGCGGGCGAGCCACGCGGCACGAACGTGATCTACGACCGGGAGAACACCGCCATCTCGACCGCGGAAGCCCGCGAGTTCGACATCGACCGGATCCAGAACGCACAGGTGTTCTTTACCACCGGGATCACGCCCGCGCTCTCGACGACGCTGCGGGACACGACGCTAAACCTGCTCAAGGCAGCCCGCAAGGGCGGCACCTCGACCGCCTTCGATTTCAACTATCGGAACAAGCTCTGGTCACCCGACGAGGCCAGAGAGACGCTCACGAAACTGTTTCCGGGTATCGACATCCTCGTAATCGCCGCCCGCGATGCCCGAACCGTCCTCGGCTTCGAGGGCGATCCGCGCCAACTCGCCCACAAACTCGGCTCCCAGTACGACTTCACGACCGTCGTCGTCACCCGCGGCGAGGAGGGCGCAGTCGGCTGGCACGACAGTGTCGTCCACGATCATGCGGCCTACGAGACCGACACCGTCGATCCGATCGGCACTGGCGACGCCTTCACCGGTGCGTTCATCGCCCGGCGACTCGACGGCGACGACGTATCAACCGCCCTCGAGTACGCCGCCGCGACGGCGGCGCTCAAGCGGACGATTCCAGGCGACGCAGCCCTCGTCACCGCCGACGAGGTCGAGGCCGTCGTCAAAGACGGCAGCGAGGGCATTTCACGGTAG
- the mutS gene encoding DNA mismatch repair protein MutS — protein sequence MTEATGIVGEFFALKEGTDADLLAMQCGDFYEFFGEDAERVSEELDLKVSEKSSHGSSYPMAGVPIDDLTPYLKALVERGYRVAVADQYETDSGHAREIVRVVTPGTLLETSDADAQYLAAVVDGNGSSGSSGSGDGYGLAFADVTTGRFLVAEAPDADTALTELYRFDPVEVLPGPDVRTNDDLLGRVRERSDATLTLHETEAFAPKRAAHEVREQFGTETVDRLSVEEPAIAAAGAVLSYVEETGAGVLASMTRIQAHHGDDHVTLDATTQRNLELTETMQGERDGSLFETIDHTETSAGGRLLKEWLQRPRRSLATLEQRQESVAALSTAALARDELQETLGEAYDLARLASKATHGSADARDLVAVRETLSVLPAVAELVASNPELAGSPLSEIVDRPDREAAAELQETLEEAIADDPPSTVRQGELLQRGYDDDLDEVIERHEAVKEWLDSLAEREKAQHGLSHVTVDRNKTDGYYIQVGKSAADGVPEGYEQIKTLKNSKRFTTDELETKEREILRLEEQRGELEYDLFCELREAVAERAELLQDVGRALATVDALASLATHAAENRWVKPDLQQGDRLEIDQGRHPVVEQTTEFVPNDVRLDEQRGFLVVTGPNMSGKSTYMRQVACIVLLAQIGSFVPAKDAEVGLVDGIFTRVGALDELAQGRSTFMVEMSELSNILHTATKESLVILDEVGRGTATYDGISIAWAATEYLHNEVQAKTLFATHYHELTGLAENLPRVANVHIAADERDGDVTFLRTVRDGPTDRSYGIHVADLAGVPDPVVDRARDVLARLREEKAIEAKGGASSEPVQAVFDLGSGTMQTQAQAASTDGGPMDTDDEMALDPDTETVLEDLESIDVNTTPPIELVSKVQELQERLEDD from the coding sequence ATGACCGAGGCGACGGGGATCGTCGGCGAGTTTTTCGCCCTCAAAGAGGGGACCGACGCCGATCTACTGGCGATGCAGTGTGGCGACTTCTACGAGTTCTTCGGCGAGGACGCCGAACGCGTCAGCGAGGAACTCGATCTCAAAGTCTCCGAAAAGTCCTCACACGGCTCGTCGTATCCGATGGCCGGCGTGCCGATCGACGATCTGACGCCCTACCTCAAGGCCCTCGTCGAACGCGGCTACCGGGTCGCCGTCGCCGACCAGTACGAGACCGACTCCGGCCACGCCCGCGAGATCGTTCGCGTCGTGACGCCCGGCACCTTGCTCGAGACCAGCGACGCCGACGCCCAGTATCTGGCGGCGGTCGTCGACGGCAACGGTTCCAGTGGCTCGAGCGGGAGCGGAGACGGGTACGGCCTCGCCTTTGCGGACGTGACGACTGGCCGCTTTCTCGTCGCGGAAGCCCCAGACGCCGACACCGCGCTGACGGAACTCTACCGGTTCGATCCGGTCGAGGTCCTGCCGGGGCCGGACGTGCGAACCAACGACGACCTCTTGGGTCGGGTGCGCGAACGCAGCGATGCAACCCTGACGCTTCACGAGACGGAGGCGTTCGCGCCCAAGCGTGCAGCTCACGAGGTGCGCGAACAGTTCGGCACGGAGACCGTCGACCGGCTGTCCGTCGAGGAGCCGGCGATCGCCGCTGCCGGGGCCGTCCTCTCGTACGTCGAGGAGACCGGCGCAGGCGTCCTCGCCTCGATGACACGGATTCAGGCCCATCACGGCGACGACCACGTCACGCTGGACGCGACCACCCAGCGCAACCTCGAGTTGACCGAAACGATGCAGGGGGAACGCGACGGGTCGCTATTTGAGACGATTGATCACACCGAAACCAGCGCTGGCGGTCGACTGCTCAAAGAGTGGCTCCAGCGACCCCGCCGGTCGCTCGCGACGCTCGAGCAACGCCAGGAGTCCGTCGCTGCGCTGTCGACGGCGGCGCTGGCTCGTGACGAACTGCAGGAGACGCTCGGCGAGGCCTACGATCTGGCGCGACTGGCCTCGAAGGCGACCCACGGAAGCGCCGACGCGCGGGATCTGGTCGCCGTCCGCGAAACGCTGTCGGTCCTGCCAGCGGTCGCCGAACTCGTCGCGTCGAACCCGGAGCTTGCCGGCTCACCCCTTTCGGAGATCGTCGACCGACCGGACCGTGAGGCTGCCGCCGAGCTGCAGGAGACTCTCGAGGAAGCCATCGCCGACGACCCGCCGTCGACGGTCAGGCAGGGCGAACTCCTCCAGCGGGGATACGACGACGACCTCGACGAGGTCATCGAACGCCACGAGGCGGTCAAGGAGTGGCTCGACAGCCTCGCCGAGCGCGAGAAAGCCCAGCACGGGCTCTCACACGTCACCGTCGACCGGAACAAAACCGACGGCTACTACATCCAGGTCGGCAAGTCCGCCGCCGACGGCGTCCCCGAGGGCTACGAGCAGATCAAGACGCTCAAAAACTCCAAACGCTTTACGACCGACGAACTCGAGACGAAAGAACGCGAAATCCTCCGACTCGAGGAACAACGTGGCGAACTCGAGTACGACCTCTTCTGTGAACTCCGCGAGGCGGTGGCCGAGCGGGCCGAGCTCCTACAGGATGTCGGGCGAGCGCTGGCGACCGTCGACGCGCTCGCGAGTCTGGCGACCCACGCCGCTGAAAACCGGTGGGTCAAGCCGGATCTGCAGCAGGGCGATCGCCTCGAGATCGATCAGGGTCGCCATCCAGTCGTCGAGCAGACGACGGAGTTCGTTCCCAACGACGTGCGACTCGACGAGCAGCGGGGCTTTCTCGTCGTGACGGGGCCCAACATGTCGGGGAAGTCGACGTACATGCGCCAGGTCGCGTGTATCGTCCTGCTGGCCCAGATCGGTAGTTTCGTTCCCGCGAAGGACGCAGAGGTCGGGCTGGTCGACGGCATCTTCACCCGTGTCGGCGCGTTGGACGAACTGGCACAGGGGCGCTCGACGTTCATGGTCGAGATGAGCGAACTCTCGAACATCCTCCACACAGCGACCAAGGAGTCGCTGGTCATCCTCGACGAGGTCGGCCGCGGGACCGCGACCTACGACGGAATCTCGATCGCGTGGGCCGCGACGGAGTATCTCCACAACGAAGTCCAGGCCAAGACCCTCTTTGCGACCCACTACCACGAGCTGACCGGGCTCGCCGAGAACCTCCCTCGCGTCGCCAACGTCCACATCGCGGCCGACGAACGCGACGGCGACGTGACGTTCCTCCGGACGGTACGAGATGGCCCGACGGATCGCAGTTACGGGATTCACGTCGCCGACCTCGCAGGCGTTCCCGATCCCGTCGTCGACCGCGCTCGAGACGTCTTGGCGCGCCTGCGCGAGGAGAAAGCCATCGAGGCCAAAGGTGGGGCCTCGAGCGAACCCGTTCAGGCCGTCTTCGATCTCGGCAGCGGAACGATGCAAACACAGGCACAGGCTGCGTCGACCGACGGTGGTCCGATGGATACCGACGATGAGATGGCGCTCGATCCCGACACCGAGACCGTCCTCGAGGACCTCGAGTCGATCGATGTCAACACGACGCCACCGATCGAACTCGTCTCGAAGGTCCAGGAGTTACAGGAGCGTCTCGAAGACGACTGA
- a CDS encoding tRNA-binding protein yields the protein MVESPFGVEIEVGDVIDAEPFPDAEKPKMTKLWIDLGDAELQSAAQLNHHYDAAELVGRQVLCATNLGSVRIAGFKSEALTVGVPSEEGYPVLVSPDDDVPLGGTLY from the coding sequence ATGGTCGAGAGTCCGTTCGGCGTGGAGATCGAAGTCGGCGACGTGATCGACGCCGAACCGTTCCCTGATGCGGAGAAGCCGAAGATGACGAAACTCTGGATCGATCTCGGTGACGCCGAGCTCCAGTCCGCCGCCCAACTGAACCACCACTACGACGCCGCGGAACTCGTCGGTCGCCAGGTGCTCTGTGCGACGAATCTCGGGTCAGTGCGGATCGCGGGATTCAAATCCGAAGCGCTGACCGTCGGCGTCCCCAGCGAGGAGGGGTATCCCGTGTTGGTCTCGCCCGACGACGACGTGCCGCTGGGCGGAACGCTGTACTAA
- the rtcA gene encoding RNA 3'-terminal phosphate cyclase encodes MTPPRVLDGSSAGGQFLRSALALSILENEPVRLEHVRGDRSTPGLRHQHLTVLEMMVDLCDADVSGDEVGAETVEFEPGLAETDPYRGRLAGGTYDVDIGTAGSVTLLFDALLPLATVLESPLSVTVTGGTDVAWSPPLDYFRYVKLPMVRRFGLVAACELDRRGFYPAGGGRATLRLAPSDLERVDLVERGSLEEARLYATESASLAERDVAHRQIEGALERLTDTVEVVERCETTAVSRSPGSAMVLRLDHGTGLAGVSALGERATPAERVGEDAADAANRFLEGSAPVDRHMADQLLVILALAGGRVRVPAVTDHVETGCALLEDVGVDVRLESDDETTIVSVPSPLTEKR; translated from the coding sequence ATGACGCCCCCACGCGTCCTCGATGGCTCGAGCGCCGGCGGCCAGTTTCTCCGAAGCGCGCTCGCGCTGTCGATCCTCGAGAACGAACCCGTCCGCCTCGAGCACGTTCGCGGCGATCGGTCCACACCCGGCTTGCGCCACCAGCATTTGACCGTCCTCGAGATGATGGTTGACCTCTGTGATGCCGACGTCTCGGGCGACGAGGTCGGCGCGGAGACGGTCGAATTCGAGCCGGGACTCGCGGAGACAGACCCGTATCGCGGGCGACTGGCGGGCGGGACGTACGATGTCGATATCGGCACTGCCGGGAGCGTGACGCTGCTGTTCGATGCGCTCCTGCCGCTCGCGACGGTGCTCGAGTCGCCGCTGTCGGTGACCGTGACCGGCGGGACGGACGTGGCGTGGTCGCCGCCGCTGGATTACTTTCGGTACGTGAAACTACCCATGGTCCGCCGGTTCGGCCTCGTAGCCGCCTGCGAACTCGACCGTCGCGGATTCTACCCTGCCGGCGGCGGTCGGGCGACGCTCCGACTCGCACCCTCTGATCTCGAGCGAGTCGACCTCGTCGAACGCGGCTCGCTCGAAGAGGCACGGCTCTACGCGACAGAATCGGCATCGCTGGCCGAGCGAGACGTGGCCCACCGACAGATCGAGGGCGCGCTTGAGCGGCTGACGGACACGGTCGAAGTCGTAGAGCGCTGTGAGACGACCGCAGTGAGTCGCTCGCCCGGTTCCGCGATGGTACTCCGACTCGATCACGGGACCGGTCTCGCCGGCGTCTCCGCACTCGGCGAGCGCGCCACCCCAGCCGAGCGTGTCGGCGAGGACGCCGCCGACGCCGCAAACCGGTTTCTCGAGGGCAGCGCCCCCGTCGACCGCCACATGGCCGATCAGTTGCTGGTCATCCTCGCGCTCGCTGGCGGGCGGGTTCGGGTGCCAGCCGTAACCGACCACGTCGAGACGGGGTGTGCGTTACTCGAGGACGTTGGGGTCGACGTTCGACTCGAGTCCGACGACGAGACGACGATCGTGTCGGTGCCGTCGCCGCTGACCGAGAAGCGGTAG
- the mutL gene encoding DNA mismatch repair endonuclease MutL, whose product MSDERTPSDAETEIHQLDEDTVARIAAGEVVERPASAVKELVENSLDADASSVDITVEDGGTELIRVADDGHGMSEADLRAAVREHTTSKIDGLEDLESGVATLGFRGEALHTIGSVSRLTIQSRPRDADGAGTELVYEGGDVTSVEPTGCPAGTIVEVSDLFYNTPARRKFLKTTATEFAHVNRVVTRYALANPDVAVSLTHDGREVFATTGQGDLQAAVLSVYGREVASAMIPVEAAGDELPPGPLESVSGLVSHPETNRSSRDYLATYVNGRAVTADAVREGIMGAYGTQLGGDRYPFVTLFLSVPGDAVDVNVHPRKREVRFDDDDAVRRQVDASVESALLEHGLLRSRAPRGQSAPGEARVEPGGPRRTGTETVDHEPTTLEESTDAATSSDGTDADASDPVTTASGASSDETPLADAPASGSAETEADADTDSASRPELNARETGDASTATAEPSTEPVSETNSESAVDATATETDTNRSASTRDDDSRGTRDSDSRAERTFSAATEQRTLTGEAATGEETEFDSLPSLRVLGQLHDTYLVCETPDGLVLIDQHAADERVNYERLQEAFADDPTAQALAEPVELELTAAEAEAFEHYREALSRLGFYADRVDDRTVAVTTVPAVLEETLEPDRLRDVLTSFVDGDDEAGAETVDALADQFLGDLACYPSITGNTSLTEGSVIGLLEALDDCENPYSCPHGRPVLVKFDEAELEARFERDYPGHGS is encoded by the coding sequence ATGAGTGACGAGCGTACTCCATCGGACGCCGAAACCGAGATCCACCAGCTAGACGAAGATACTGTCGCCCGAATCGCTGCCGGCGAAGTCGTCGAACGGCCCGCCAGCGCCGTTAAGGAACTCGTCGAGAACAGCTTAGATGCCGATGCCTCGAGCGTCGACATCACCGTCGAGGACGGCGGCACCGAACTGATTCGGGTCGCCGACGACGGCCACGGGATGAGCGAGGCGGACCTCCGGGCGGCCGTCCGCGAGCACACGACCAGCAAGATCGACGGCCTCGAGGACTTAGAATCGGGCGTCGCCACCCTCGGCTTTCGCGGCGAAGCCCTGCACACGATCGGCTCGGTGTCGCGGCTCACGATCCAGTCGCGCCCCCGCGACGCCGACGGTGCGGGGACGGAACTCGTCTACGAGGGCGGTGACGTAACGAGCGTCGAGCCGACCGGCTGTCCCGCGGGGACGATCGTCGAGGTCTCGGACCTGTTTTACAACACGCCCGCCCGCCGGAAGTTCCTGAAGACGACGGCGACGGAGTTCGCTCACGTCAACCGCGTCGTCACGCGCTACGCACTTGCAAATCCCGATGTTGCGGTCTCGCTCACCCACGACGGTCGCGAGGTGTTCGCGACGACCGGCCAGGGCGATCTGCAGGCCGCCGTGCTGTCTGTCTACGGCCGCGAGGTCGCTTCTGCGATGATCCCCGTTGAGGCCGCCGGCGACGAACTTCCGCCGGGCCCGCTCGAGTCCGTCTCGGGGCTCGTCTCCCATCCCGAAACGAATCGCTCGAGTCGAGACTACCTCGCGACGTACGTCAACGGGCGGGCCGTGACCGCCGACGCCGTCCGCGAGGGGATCATGGGCGCGTACGGCACCCAACTGGGCGGCGACCGCTACCCCTTCGTGACGCTCTTTCTGTCGGTTCCCGGCGACGCAGTCGACGTGAACGTCCACCCGCGCAAGCGAGAGGTGCGCTTCGACGACGACGATGCGGTCCGCCGGCAGGTCGACGCCTCCGTCGAGTCGGCGCTGCTCGAGCATGGCCTGCTCCGTTCCCGTGCCCCCCGCGGCCAATCGGCACCGGGCGAGGCGCGGGTCGAGCCCGGAGGGCCCCGTCGAACCGGGACTGAGACGGTCGACCACGAGCCGACGACGCTCGAGGAAAGCACTGACGCGGCCACGTCGTCCGATGGAACGGACGCAGACGCGAGCGACCCTGTGACGACGGCATCCGGCGCCAGCAGCGACGAGACGCCGTTGGCCGACGCTCCCGCGAGCGGGAGCGCCGAGACAGAGGCCGATGCCGACACCGACAGCGCCTCACGCCCGGAATTGAACGCGCGCGAGACGGGCGATGCGTCGACGGCTACAGCGGAGCCAAGTACCGAGCCGGTCTCCGAGACGAACAGCGAGTCCGCGGTCGATGCGACGGCGACCGAGACTGACACGAATCGGTCCGCGTCGACTCGAGACGACGACTCACGGGGCACTCGCGACTCGGATAGCCGCGCGGAACGCACGTTTAGTGCCGCCACTGAACAGCGGACGCTGACCGGCGAGGCCGCGACGGGCGAGGAAACCGAGTTCGACTCGCTGCCGTCGCTGCGCGTGCTGGGCCAGCTTCACGACACCTATCTGGTCTGTGAGACGCCCGACGGACTCGTCCTGATCGACCAGCACGCCGCCGACGAGCGGGTCAACTACGAACGCCTGCAAGAGGCGTTCGCCGACGATCCGACCGCACAAGCACTCGCCGAGCCCGTCGAACTCGAGTTGACCGCCGCGGAGGCCGAGGCCTTCGAGCACTATCGCGAGGCGCTTTCGCGGCTTGGGTTCTACGCCGATCGGGTCGACGACCGGACGGTCGCCGTGACGACCGTCCCTGCGGTGCTCGAGGAGACGCTCGAGCCGGACCGACTGCGAGACGTGCTCACCTCCTTTGTCGACGGCGATGACGAGGCGGGGGCCGAGACGGTCGATGCGCTGGCCGATCAGTTCCTCGGCGATCTGGCCTGTTATCCCTCGATCACGGGGAACACGTCGTTGACCGAGGGGTCGGTGATCGGTCTGCTCGAGGCGTTAGACGACTGTGAGAACCCCTATTCCTGTCCGCACGGGCGACCGGTGCTCGTCAAGTTCGACGAAGCCGAACTCGAAGCGCGGTTCGAACGGGATTATCCGGGGCACGGCAGCTAG